The genomic window GTCGGCCCGCGCCCCTCGATCGACTAGCGCCGCCGTCGGACGCGACGCGAGACCTTGCGTGCCTTGATCGTTCGCTTGCTCTTGCCCGCGCGCCGCGGCGCGGGCTTCGCCGCCGCCGGCGTGGGCTGCTCGCCCTCGGCCCATGCCCGGCGGCGCGTGACCCATCCCTCGAGGACCCGCGGCGGCGTGCGCGTGACGACCAGCGCGCCCGCCGGCACGTCGCGCGTGACGGTGGTGCCGGCGCCCACGTAGGCGTCGTCGTGCACCGTCACCGGCGCCACGAGCTGCGTGTCGCTGCCGATCTGCACGCGCGCGCCGATGATGGTCTTGCTCTTCTTGCCGGTCGAGCCGTCGTAGTTGCAGGTGATCGTGCCGGCGCCGACGTTCGAGTCCGGCCCGACGTCGCAGTCGCCGAGGTAGGTGAGGTGGTTCGCCTTCGTGCGCGCCCCGACGTGGGCCTTCTTGGTCTCGACGAAGTTGCCGATGTGCACGTGCTCGGCGAGATCGGTGCCGGGCCGCAAGCGCGCGAACGGGCCGATGATGGCGTCGTCGCCGACGCGCGCCTCGTCGACCACGCATGCGAAGCGGACGTGGACGCGATCGCCGAGCGTGGCGTCGGTGATGAACGCCGTGCCGTCGATGCGGCAGCCCACGCCGATGCGCGTCTTCCCGCGCAGGACGACGTTCGGGCCGATCACGGTGTCGCGTCCGATCTCGACCTCGGGGCCGACGTATGCCGTCGCCGGGTCTTCGAAGGTGACGCCCGTCTCCATCCAGCGGCTCGTGATGTCGGCTCTCAGATGCGCCTCCATGCGCGCCAGCTCGGCGCGCGTGTTGATGCCCGCGACTTCCTCCGGGCGCTCGAGCAGCACGCTCGCGATCGTGCGCCCGGCCGCGGCCGCGAGCCCGACGACGTCCGTGACGTACAGCTCGCCCTGCGCGTTGTCGGCGCGCAGCTCGCGCAGCAGCGGAAAGAGGAGCGACGCACGAACACAATAGAGCCCCGGATTGACTTCCTTGATCTCGCGCTCGGCGGGGGATGCGTCCCGGTGCTCGACGATGCCGCGCACGCGCCCGCCCGCATCACGCAGGATCCTGCCATAGCTCGTGGGGTCCTCAAAGCGCATCGTGACGAGCGTCAGATCCGCGTTGTCCGCACGATGCGTCTCAACGAGGCGCCGCAGCGTCGCCGTCGTCACCAGCGGAACGTCGCCGTTCATGACGAGGACGTCGCCGTCGAAGTCCTCGAGCGCCGGCGCCGCGCACTGCACGGCGTGGCCCGTGCCGCGCTGCTCGGCTTGCAGGACCGTCCGGATGGGCAGACCCGACGCCGCGGCCGCGGCCCGCATCTCGTCGCCCTGGTGGCCGACCACGAGCACGACGCGTGCCGGCGAGAGGGGCGCGAGGGCTGCGAGCGGATAGCGCACGAGCGGGCGGCCGCCCAGCTCGTGCAGGAGCTTCGCGCGGCCGGAGCGCATGCGCGTTCCGAGTCCCGCCGCCATCACGATCGCCGCAAGTGGTCGCTGCGCCGGCACGGGGGCGCGAGCTATCACATGCTTTCGGGCTTTGCAGCCGATTGCACGCGCACGGCTTTGCGGAAACAATGTCGAACGGAGCGGATCATGAGTCGGATCAGGTGGGGACGGGGGTGGATGGCGGCGGCGCTCGTGGCGATGCTCGCCGCGTGCGGCGTCCACAAGGGATGGAACGGGCCGCCACCGCCCGCCGACGAGGATCGCCTCGACTGGGCCGCCGACGAGCCGTATTTCGTCGTCGTGCGGACGTGGTGCCGCACGCTCGACGTCTACGTGCGCGGCGAGCGCGTCCGCAGCTACCCGGCGGTGTTCGGGCTGGGCGGCCCGAAGGGAAAGCTGCACGAGGGTGACCGCAAGACCCCGACCGGGCTCTACGCGATCGTCGACAAGCGAGAGCACGATCGCTGGCACCAGTTCCTGCTGCTCGACTACCCGAACCTGCAGGACGTCCAGCGCTACTGGACGGCGCTCGACTCCGGCCGGATTCCGATGCTCGACAACCACTACGCGGGCGTCGGCGGTGCGGTCGGCATCCACGGCACCGACAGGCCGCGCCTGAACGAGAGCAACGTCGACTGGACGTGGGGATGCATCTCGCTCGCGAACGACGACGTCGACGAGCTGGCGGGCATGGTGCCGGTCGGCACGCCGGTCCTGATCGAGGACTGATGGATCCGCTGGACGGCGGCTGCTGCTGCGGGTCCGTCCGGTATCGCATCCGTTCCGTCTTCGACGCCGGCTACTGCCACTGCACGATCTGCCGGCGGTTCGGCGCGCCGGTCGCGGCGTGGATCGCGGTCCCCGAACCGGACTTCCAGCTCGTCCGCGGCACGCCGCGCGCGTTCCGATCGTCGTCGTTCTTCGCGCGTCACTTCTGCGCCGACTGCGGGACGCACGTCTTCGGCACCGACGCGCGCGAGCCGCAGCCGAAGGTGGGCGCGCGGCTCGTGTCGGTGGCCCTCACGACTCTCGACGAGCCGGGGCGCGTGCGTCCGGCGATCCACCAGTGGTGGGCGAATCGCCTCCAATGGCTCGACGTGTGGGACGAGCTGCCGCACGTCGACGACGGGACGCTGCCGCATCCGAGCGCACGCGGCTGACGGGCGGCTACTTCGCCGGTGGCGGTGCCGGCGGCGTCTCCGTCTGCGGCGGCGCGGGCTTCGACGCAAAGAGCTTCGCGTACTGACCGTACCCCTCGGCTTCGAGCCGATCGGCGGGAATGAAGCGCAACGACGCCGAGTTCATGCAGTAGCGGAGCCCCGTCGGCTTCGGGCCGTCGGTGAAGACGTGCCCCAGGTGCGAGTCGGCGTGCGCCGAGCGCACCTCGGTGCGTGGCCAGATGAGCTTGTAGTCCTTGACCTCCTTCACGTTCGCCGGATCGATCGGTCGCGTGAAGCTCGGCCAGCCCGTGCCGGAGTCGAACTTGTCGAGCGAGCTGAACAGCGGCTCGCCCGACACGACGTCGACGTAGATGCCGGGGCGATGCTCGTCCTCGTACTCGTTGTGGAAGGGCGGCTCCGTCGCCGCGTGCTGCGTCACCTCGTACTGGAGCGGCGTCAGCTTCTGCTTGAGCGCCGCGTCGCCCGGCTTCTTCCACGTCGCCGGATCGAATCCGGTCTCGGGCTGCGGCGCGGAGCTGCCCCAGAGCTCCTTCAGGCGCGCGTCGCGGCCGCACCCCCAGCGATAGTAGGCGTACCGCACCGGGTTCTTGTCGTGGTAGCGCTGGTGGTACTCCTCGGCCGGCCAGAACGTGCTCGCTGGAACGATCTCGGTCACGATCGGCCGATCGAACTTCTTCGAGGTCTCGAGGGCACGCTTGGACGCCTCCGCGAGCGCCTTCTGCGTCTCGTCGTGGTAGAAGATCGCGGAGCGATACTGGCGGCCGTGATCGCAGAACTGCGCGTCACGCGTCAGCGGATCGACGTTGTGCCAGAACACGTCGAGCAGCTTCTCGTAGGAGATCCTGGTGGGATCGTAGACGATCTCGACCGACTCGGCGTGGCCGGTCCCGCCTTCGGAGACCTCCTCGTAGGTCGGGCGCTCCTTCTGCCCGCCCGTGTAGCCGACCGTCGTCGCGAGCACCCCGGGAAGATCCTCGAACGGCGGCTGCATGCACCAGAAGCAGCCGCCCGCGAACGTTGCCGTCGCCCGGGCGCCCGACTCGGCGGCGCGGAGCGGCGGAGCGAGCAGCAGCAGAGCCAGCAGGATCGTCCCTCGCAGCATCGTGGTTCCTTCCGGAACCCATACGATGCCACGAGGCCGCGCTGGTGTCGCCTGCCGTCCAGGCTAGCTGTTCTGTGCCTGGACTCGTTTGCAGCATCGAAGCAATAGCCTCAATTGGCGTCGGTACGTCGGGGTGGGGGACGACGGCCGATCAGTGACGCGACGAATGGCTCCAACGCGTTCGCGACCACTTCGTGGCCTGCCTCGTTCCAGTGTGCATCGCTCGCGTAGCATCCCGAATCGTGGGTGGATCGGTAGTATGCCTTGAACGTCGGGGCGAGTGACATCCAGGGCACACCCTCGCGCTCGAACAGCGCGCTCAACCGTCTGTAGGGGTAGTCGTAGTCCCACTTTGCATTTCTCAGGATCTCGTATTGCGTCTCGAGCACTCTCATACGGGGATCGTACTCGGCCGCATACGGGGCGAGCACAACCCCGAGCCGTGCGCCTGCCCGAGTCACGTTGTCCTTCAGTTTTCGCAGGAGATGTTCGGATGTCACCCACGCTTCAGTCCATGCGGGGGTGGACGGTTCCCTGTAGACACCCAGCATCTCCGGGACGCCGTCGTGAAGCGGTGGACCACTTGGATGCGCGCACCATCGTCTCGTGAGTTCCTGCGCCGCTGAGATCTCAAGCGATCGCACGACGCGCGAGCGTTGCCACAACAGCTGGGGAGTCGTGGAGGCCACGAAGTTCGCTGCGTACTCCATGCCGGCACACGCCCGGAGAGCCGCCGACGGAGGACGTGCCCTGAGCCAAGGTTTCGGCGGGAGGCCGTGTGGGTTCAGCAAGAAGAGTCGCGCGCCGTTCTCCAGCACATCGTTGCCAATGAAGAACACGAGAATGACGACATCAGGCGCGTACCGGCGCCCCGTCGACTTGAATGCGCGGACTTCATTGTCTGTCGAGTAACCCGACACCCCAGCGTTCAGCATCTCGACTCCGAGGTCGTTCTCGATGCGCGCCAGAAATGTGTCCGCCAGCTCGACCTGGAGAGCCTCGACGAACGAATCGCCGAGAACAAGGACCCTCGAGGCGCCGTCGGTGTTGCGGTAGGAGCGCTCGCGGTCGCGTTGGCCGAGACTGTTGATGACGATCGGCCGCCGCGCGACGAGGCGATCTTCCGCGCAGATTTGTTTTTCTCCCCGACCGTTCGGGATCAGTCCCCAACCGACAATGCGACTCGGGCGCCAGAGCGGTGGTGTCCCGGTGCAGGGAGAGACGGGGAGAAGCGACACGGCGCCTTCCAGGAGACCAATTCCCGCGACAAGACCCAGAAGGAGAGCGCAGCCAAGGAGCAGATGCCTGATCCACGAAGCTCCGCGCACTTCGTATCCTGTATGTTGCCCACGCCGAATCCTCAAAGGGTCGCGCGGGGTAGCGCTCCCAAGCATTGATCTCAGACGCCAACGCCCCGTCGTCCCCCACCCCGACGTACGACGCTAGGCTGCGTTCAGGCGCAGCTCGAGTGATCGGCCGGCGCAGCCCTCACTCCAAGTCGCGGAACGCGCGGCAGAGGCGCTCGTTCGCCAGCGACAGTCCCGTTTCCTCCGAGATGACGCACGAATGGCCGGGGTCGCCCGCCGGCATGGGGACACCGCGACCGAGGGTGAACGACACCGCTTGGGCTCCGGCCAGGCCTGCTGGGAAACGCGGAATGCGTCGAGAGTTGAAGCGCAGCGCGACGAATCCCGCGCCGACGAGCGCATCGGCGACCGCGACCACGACGCTGCTGTCCATGTCGCCGCCGTACTGCGGGTGCGGATGGCAGACGACCGCCGCGCCGCGTGGCGAGCCCGCCGGCTCGTGCAGCACGGCTTCGAGACGCCGCGGCGCCTCGCCGATCGTGAGCGCCGTCGCGGTCAGGCGGTCAGCGCGGCGATCTGCATCATGAAGGCCATGTCGCCCTCGATGCGAAGCCGTCCCGTCATGAACGCTTCCTGCCCGTTCAGACGCCCTTCCTGCATCGCGACGAAGTCGACGAGCTTCATCTTCAGCACGGTGCGCGGCGCCTCGCCGCCGTTGAAGCACATCTCGATCTTGAACGGGTCCATGCCGTCGCGCGCCAGCTCCTGAGCCACCGTGCCCTTCATCTGCTTCACGCGCCCGGTGTTGTCGGGGCGCCCGGGCCGATTCTGCGGCAGGAGGATCGCGATCGTCGCGCCGTTGCGGCCGAGGATCGCGTCGCCAAAGTCGTCGGCCGAGAGCGTGAACGTGATGATCGCGTCGTGCCGGCCCCTGTTGGTCGAGAGCTGTCCGTCCTTGATGGTGACGGCCCACTCGCCGCCGCCGTCGCCCGTGAGGACGTACTGCATGGTGAAGTCCTGTGGCACGGCGCCGCCGGCGTCGCGCTGCGCCTGGAATCCCGCCGGCAGCAGCTCAACGAAGAACTGCTCGGGGGTCACGCTCTCCTGATCGGCCATGATTCGATACCTCCTTCGGGCGGATGGTCATCCGTCATGCCACCGGCCGGGCGTCCCCGGCAACCCGTGGCGAGCGAGCGGTCGCCCCGGGCGACCGACCTAGCGCCAGGGCGGTCTCTCCTGCATCGCCTCCTCCCAATGTCGGCCGTCGAACCCGGTGATGCGGAGCGCCGCCGGGTCGATGCCGTCGAGACAGCGCACGTTGACGTCGACCTTGTCGGGATCCGAGCGCGGCGTGTAGAAGGAGTGGATGCCGCACGTGCGGCAGAAGCGGTGCTTCGCGACGCCGGTGTTGAACTCGTAGGTCGTGAGGTCCTCCGCCCCGCTCACGAGCTCGAACTGCTCCGGCGGCACGATCAGGTGGAGGAAGCCCTTCTTCGCGCACATCGAGCAGTTGCACGACGTCACGCGGTCGAGGTCGGCGGTCACGCGGAACCGGACGCGCCCGCAATGGCATCCACCCGTGTAGGTCTGCATGACCGCACCCTACTCTGCGCGCGGCGCTCGGGGAATCCAGCGCGGCACACGGCGGCAGTACTCGTCGAACTCGGCGCCGAACGTCCGCCGCAGCGTCGGCTCCTCGTAGAAGACGACGAAGAGATGGAAGCCGAGCCACAGGCATGCGGCGTACAGCAGGATCACCGGCCGCGCGAAGACGAGCGCCTGCCCGGCGACGAGCGTGACGACGGCGACGTAGCCGGGGTTCCGGCACCAGCGGAACGGGCCGCCGACCACGAGGTGCCGGGTGGGAGCGACCGGCGCCGGCGTCCCGTGCCCCTCCCACACGAAGCGCGAGACGAACGAGAAGAAGAGCGGCGTCGCCGCGACCACGAGCGCGACGCCGAGCCACCGGGTCAGCTCCGTGTCCAGAAACGGCGGCCCCAGACGCCATCCCGACAGGATGTACGGTACGAGGACGACGACGCTGCCGGGAACCGTGACGACGAAGACGATCGTGCCGAGGAGCGCCCAGAGCGGAGGCTTCGCGGCCCGCTCGCTCACGCCCCGGTGGCCTCGCGGAGCTGACGCTCGAGCTCGGGAAGCCATTCGGCGAGCGGCGTCTGCGACTCGACCTGGATCTCGACCTTGCCGGACGACAGCGTGCGAATGCCGCCGGGATGCGCCGGCCGCAGGGGGATCACGACCGCCTCGCGCGAGATGCCGAGGCGATCGAGCACCTCGAAGATGGCCTCGATCTCCTTCATGGTGACCGCCGTCAGCACGGCTAGTGCACCTCGCCGCCGCCCGCCACCGTGAGCGTGATGCCGGTCACGTTCTCGGCGCGGCAGAGGTAGACCGTCGCCTCGGCGATGTCCTCGGGGCTCTGGCCGCGGCCGAGGAACGTCTGGCGCTGCACGAACTTCTCGAAGACCTCCTCCTCGGGCGCGTGGTAGAGCTGCGCCAGAAGCGGGTTCAGGACCTGCGTGAACATCGCCGTCTTCAGGTAGCCGGGGCAGATGGCGTTGACGGCGATGCCGGCCGGCCCCAG from Candidatus Eisenbacteria bacterium includes these protein-coding regions:
- a CDS encoding SGNH/GDSL hydrolase family protein, with protein sequence MSLLPVSPCTGTPPLWRPSRIVGWGLIPNGRGEKQICAEDRLVARRPIVINSLGQRDRERSYRNTDGASRVLVLGDSFVEALQVELADTFLARIENDLGVEMLNAGVSGYSTDNEVRAFKSTGRRYAPDVVILVFFIGNDVLENGARLFLLNPHGLPPKPWLRARPPSAALRACAGMEYAANFVASTTPQLLWQRSRVVRSLEISAAQELTRRWCAHPSGPPLHDGVPEMLGVYREPSTPAWTEAWVTSEHLLRKLKDNVTRAGARLGVVLAPYAAEYDPRMRVLETQYEILRNAKWDYDYPYRRLSALFEREGVPWMSLAPTFKAYYRSTHDSGCYASDAHWNEAGHEVVANALEPFVASLIGRRPPPRRTDAN
- the glmU gene encoding bifunctional UDP-N-acetylglucosamine diphosphorylase/glucosamine-1-phosphate N-acetyltransferase GlmU — its product is MPAQRPLAAIVMAAGLGTRMRSGRAKLLHELGGRPLVRYPLAALAPLSPARVVLVVGHQGDEMRAAAAASGLPIRTVLQAEQRGTGHAVQCAAPALEDFDGDVLVMNGDVPLVTTATLRRLVETHRADNADLTLVTMRFEDPTSYGRILRDAGGRVRGIVEHRDASPAEREIKEVNPGLYCVRASLLFPLLRELRADNAQGELYVTDVVGLAAAAGRTIASVLLERPEEVAGINTRAELARMEAHLRADITSRWMETGVTFEDPATAYVGPEVEIGRDTVIGPNVVLRGKTRIGVGCRIDGTAFITDATLGDRVHVRFACVVDEARVGDDAIIGPFARLRPGTDLAEHVHIGNFVETKKAHVGARTKANHLTYLGDCDVGPDSNVGAGTITCNYDGSTGKKSKTIIGARVQIGSDTQLVAPVTVHDDAYVGAGTTVTRDVPAGALVVTRTPPRVLEGWVTRRRAWAEGEQPTPAAAKPAPRRAGKSKRTIKARKVSRRVRRRR
- a CDS encoding isoprenylcysteine carboxylmethyltransferase family protein, yielding MSERAAKPPLWALLGTIVFVVTVPGSVVVLVPYILSGWRLGPPFLDTELTRWLGVALVVAATPLFFSFVSRFVWEGHGTPAPVAPTRHLVVGGPFRWCRNPGYVAVVTLVAGQALVFARPVILLYAACLWLGFHLFVVFYEEPTLRRTFGAEFDEYCRRVPRWIPRAPRAE
- the msrA gene encoding peptide-methionine (S)-S-oxide reductase MsrA, which codes for MLRGTILLALLLLAPPLRAAESGARATATFAGGCFWCMQPPFEDLPGVLATTVGYTGGQKERPTYEEVSEGGTGHAESVEIVYDPTRISYEKLLDVFWHNVDPLTRDAQFCDHGRQYRSAIFYHDETQKALAEASKRALETSKKFDRPIVTEIVPASTFWPAEEYHQRYHDKNPVRYAYYRWGCGRDARLKELWGSSAPQPETGFDPATWKKPGDAALKQKLTPLQYEVTQHAATEPPFHNEYEDEHRPGIYVDVVSGEPLFSSLDKFDSGTGWPSFTRPIDPANVKEVKDYKLIWPRTEVRSAHADSHLGHVFTDGPKPTGLRYCMNSASLRFIPADRLEAEGYGQYAKLFASKPAPPQTETPPAPPPAK
- a CDS encoding GFA family protein; protein product: MDPLDGGCCCGSVRYRIRSVFDAGYCHCTICRRFGAPVAAWIAVPEPDFQLVRGTPRAFRSSSFFARHFCADCGTHVFGTDAREPQPKVGARLVSVALTTLDEPGRVRPAIHQWWANRLQWLDVWDELPHVDDGTLPHPSARG
- a CDS encoding GFA family protein, translated to MQTYTGGCHCGRVRFRVTADLDRVTSCNCSMCAKKGFLHLIVPPEQFELVSGAEDLTTYEFNTGVAKHRFCRTCGIHSFYTPRSDPDKVDVNVRCLDGIDPAALRITGFDGRHWEEAMQERPPWR
- a CDS encoding SCP2 sterol-binding domain-containing protein → MADQESVTPEQFFVELLPAGFQAQRDAGGAVPQDFTMQYVLTGDGGGEWAVTIKDGQLSTNRGRHDAIITFTLSADDFGDAILGRNGATIAILLPQNRPGRPDNTGRVKQMKGTVAQELARDGMDPFKIEMCFNGGEAPRTVLKMKLVDFVAMQEGRLNGQEAFMTGRLRIEGDMAFMMQIAALTA
- a CDS encoding L,D-transpeptidase yields the protein MSRIRWGRGWMAAALVAMLAACGVHKGWNGPPPPADEDRLDWAADEPYFVVVRTWCRTLDVYVRGERVRSYPAVFGLGGPKGKLHEGDRKTPTGLYAIVDKREHDRWHQFLLLDYPNLQDVQRYWTALDSGRIPMLDNHYAGVGGAVGIHGTDRPRLNESNVDWTWGCISLANDDVDELAGMVPVGTPVLIED